In the Hordeum vulgare subsp. vulgare chromosome 7H, MorexV3_pseudomolecules_assembly, whole genome shotgun sequence genome, one interval contains:
- the LOC123412027 gene encoding uncharacterized protein LOC123412027 isoform X4 — MAAAGALVVYRAVFAALGCLMVGTLVYTCITDGSPFRIELLTPWIVTTLVDFYVNIAAISTWVVYKEGNWISSIFWVVLLICFGSATTCAYIVSKLFEITSSGLSQNPLDLLLLRQDNLPERKCSFVVIGRTIFSILGILMAALVTYTVITDGLPFRKDLLTPWMAATLIDFYINVFAISVWVVHRESTWISAVIWICLLICFGSITTCGYIVVQLLQVSYQDPVYHLLLNSHSKKI; from the exons ATGGCAGCGGCAGGAGCCCTGGTCGTGTACAGGGCGGTGTTCGCCGCGCTCGGCTGCCTCATGGTGGGCACCCTGGTGTACACCTGCATCACCGATGGCTCGCCGTTTCGCATCGAGCTGCTGACTCC gtggatcgtgacaacattggTTGATTTTTATGTAAATATAGCAGCGATTTCG ACTTGGGTTGTCTACAAGGAAGGAAATTGGATTAGTTCTATCTTCTGGGTAGTACTGTTGATTTGTTTCGGCAG TGCTACTACATGTGCTTATATTGTTAGCAAGTTATTTGAGATAACATCTTCAGGGCTTTCCCAAAATCCGCTTGATCTTTTGTTGCTCAG GCAAGATAATCTACCCGAAAGGAAGTGTTCTTTTGTTGTCATCGGGAGAACTATTTTCAGCATTTTGGGCATACTCATGGCTGCACTTGTCACGTATACTGTCATTACAGATGGACTGCCTTTCAGGAAGGATTTGTTGACACC GTGGATGGCTGCAACCTTAATTGACTTCTATATAAATGTCTTTGCAATATCG GTATGGGTTGTTCACAGGGAGTCGACTTGGATCTCAGCAGTCATATGGatatgcttgttgatatgctttggAAG CATCACAACATGTGGCTACATTGtggttcaacttctccaagtgtCGTACCAAGACCCAGTCTACCATCTGCTACTGAACTCCCATAGCAA GAAGATCTGA
- the LOC123412027 gene encoding uncharacterized protein LOC123412027 isoform X2 — MAAAGALVVYRAVFAALGCLMVGTLVYTCITDGSPFRIELLTPWIVTTLVDFYVNIAAISTWVVYKEGNWISSIFWVVLLICFGSATTCAYIVSKLFEITSSGLSQNPLDLLLLRQDNLPERKCSFVVIGRTIFSILGILMAALVTYTVITDGLPFRKDLLTPWMAATLIDFYINVFAISVWVVHRESTWISAVIWICLLICFGSITTCGYIVVQLLQVSYQDPVYHLLLNSHSKYGIAPLQKI, encoded by the exons ATGGCAGCGGCAGGAGCCCTGGTCGTGTACAGGGCGGTGTTCGCCGCGCTCGGCTGCCTCATGGTGGGCACCCTGGTGTACACCTGCATCACCGATGGCTCGCCGTTTCGCATCGAGCTGCTGACTCC gtggatcgtgacaacattggTTGATTTTTATGTAAATATAGCAGCGATTTCG ACTTGGGTTGTCTACAAGGAAGGAAATTGGATTAGTTCTATCTTCTGGGTAGTACTGTTGATTTGTTTCGGCAG TGCTACTACATGTGCTTATATTGTTAGCAAGTTATTTGAGATAACATCTTCAGGGCTTTCCCAAAATCCGCTTGATCTTTTGTTGCTCAG GCAAGATAATCTACCCGAAAGGAAGTGTTCTTTTGTTGTCATCGGGAGAACTATTTTCAGCATTTTGGGCATACTCATGGCTGCACTTGTCACGTATACTGTCATTACAGATGGACTGCCTTTCAGGAAGGATTTGTTGACACC GTGGATGGCTGCAACCTTAATTGACTTCTATATAAATGTCTTTGCAATATCG GTATGGGTTGTTCACAGGGAGTCGACTTGGATCTCAGCAGTCATATGGatatgcttgttgatatgctttggAAG CATCACAACATGTGGCTACATTGtggttcaacttctccaagtgtCGTACCAAGACCCAGTCTACCATCTGCTACTGAACTCCCATAGCAAGTATGGAATCGCACCCTTGCA GAAGATCTGA
- the LOC123412027 gene encoding uncharacterized protein LOC123412027 isoform X3, with protein sequence MAAAGALVVYRAVFAALGCLMVGTLVYTCITDGSPFRIELLTPWIVTTLVDFYVNIAAISTWVVYKEGNWISSIFWVVLLICFGSATTCAYIVSKLFEITSSGLSQNPLDLLLLRQDNLPERKCSFVVIGRTIFSILGILMAALVTYTVITDGLPFRKDLLTPWMAATLIDFYINVFAISVWVVHRESTWISAVIWICLLICFGSITTCGYIVVQLLQVSYQDPVYHLLLNSHSKYGIAPLQ encoded by the exons ATGGCAGCGGCAGGAGCCCTGGTCGTGTACAGGGCGGTGTTCGCCGCGCTCGGCTGCCTCATGGTGGGCACCCTGGTGTACACCTGCATCACCGATGGCTCGCCGTTTCGCATCGAGCTGCTGACTCC gtggatcgtgacaacattggTTGATTTTTATGTAAATATAGCAGCGATTTCG ACTTGGGTTGTCTACAAGGAAGGAAATTGGATTAGTTCTATCTTCTGGGTAGTACTGTTGATTTGTTTCGGCAG TGCTACTACATGTGCTTATATTGTTAGCAAGTTATTTGAGATAACATCTTCAGGGCTTTCCCAAAATCCGCTTGATCTTTTGTTGCTCAG GCAAGATAATCTACCCGAAAGGAAGTGTTCTTTTGTTGTCATCGGGAGAACTATTTTCAGCATTTTGGGCATACTCATGGCTGCACTTGTCACGTATACTGTCATTACAGATGGACTGCCTTTCAGGAAGGATTTGTTGACACC GTGGATGGCTGCAACCTTAATTGACTTCTATATAAATGTCTTTGCAATATCG GTATGGGTTGTTCACAGGGAGTCGACTTGGATCTCAGCAGTCATATGGatatgcttgttgatatgctttggAAG CATCACAACATGTGGCTACATTGtggttcaacttctccaagtgtCGTACCAAGACCCAGTCTACCATCTGCTACTGAACTCCCATAGCAAGTATGGAATCGCACCCTTGCAGTAA
- the LOC123412027 gene encoding uncharacterized protein LOC123412027 isoform X1 — protein MAAAGALVVYRAVFAALGCLMVGTLVYTCITDGSPFRIELLTPWIVTTLVDFYVNIAAISTWVVYKEGNWISSIFWVVLLICFGSATTCAYIVSKLFEITSSGLSQNPLDLLLLRQDNLPERKCSFVVIGRTIFSILGILMAALVTYTVITDGLPFRKDLLTPWMAATLIDFYINVFAISVWVVHRESTWISAVIWICLLICFGRSLFCASLSALSPICSILPPTFLLLYLHHNMWLHCGSTSPSVVPRPSLPSATELP, from the exons ATGGCAGCGGCAGGAGCCCTGGTCGTGTACAGGGCGGTGTTCGCCGCGCTCGGCTGCCTCATGGTGGGCACCCTGGTGTACACCTGCATCACCGATGGCTCGCCGTTTCGCATCGAGCTGCTGACTCC gtggatcgtgacaacattggTTGATTTTTATGTAAATATAGCAGCGATTTCG ACTTGGGTTGTCTACAAGGAAGGAAATTGGATTAGTTCTATCTTCTGGGTAGTACTGTTGATTTGTTTCGGCAG TGCTACTACATGTGCTTATATTGTTAGCAAGTTATTTGAGATAACATCTTCAGGGCTTTCCCAAAATCCGCTTGATCTTTTGTTGCTCAG GCAAGATAATCTACCCGAAAGGAAGTGTTCTTTTGTTGTCATCGGGAGAACTATTTTCAGCATTTTGGGCATACTCATGGCTGCACTTGTCACGTATACTGTCATTACAGATGGACTGCCTTTCAGGAAGGATTTGTTGACACC GTGGATGGCTGCAACCTTAATTGACTTCTATATAAATGTCTTTGCAATATCG GTATGGGTTGTTCACAGGGAGTCGACTTGGATCTCAGCAGTCATATGGatatgcttgttgatatgctttggAAG GTCTCTTTTTTGTGCCAGTCTCTCAGCTCTGAGTCCCATATGCTCCATATTGCCTCCTACGTTCctcttgctatatctg CATCACAACATGTGGCTACATTGtggttcaacttctccaagtgtCGTACCAAGACCCAGTCTACCATCTGCTACTGAACTCCCATAG